CATCGCGACGGGCTCGGCGACCGACAGGCGGCAATGGCCGATGCCGAGATCGACGGGCGCGTAGAGTTCGGAATAGCCGAATTCGGCGATCACGTCGGAGCCGACGATGCCGAGCTGGGCGGCGCCGTGCGCGACGAAGGTCGCGACGTCGAACGCGCGGACGCGGATCAGCGAGATGCCGGGATCGTCGGTCTCGAAGCGCAGGAGCCGGCTGTCCTCGTCGGAGAACGCCGCCTCGGGCACGATGCCCGCGCGGGCGAGCAGCGGAAGGGCCTCGGCGAGGATGCGCCCCTTGGGGACGGCGATGATCAGGGGGGGAGGTTCGGACACGCGTGCGCTTTACGGGGCGCGTGGCGGGGGTGCAACGGCCTCCACGCCCCCGCCCCGTCACCCCAGCGAAGGCTGGGGTCTCCCCGGGGCGGGTGCTGTGACCCGAACCGGGAGATGCCAGCCTGCGCTGGCATGACGAGTGGTGGTGGTGTTACGTCAGCTCAGTAGAAGAAGCTGTTATAGACCTGGACGGTGCGGCCCGAGCGGGTATCGACCAGCACGACGTCGCGGCCGTAGCGGACCCAGCGCTGATAGCCATAGCCCGGGCGCGGCAGGCGATAGGTCTGGTAGTCGTTGATCCAGTAGTTGCGGCCGTAATATTCGGGCGCGAAGCGGTAGCCGACGCTTACCGGGCGATAGCGATAGCCGCGCGGGCCGACGTAATTGCCGCGGCGATAGACGTTCTGGTGCGTGCGGCGATAGTCGCGCCAATCCTCGCGGCGCTCCTGGCGATCCTCGCGCAGTTCGCGACGGGCGTCGCGGATGTCGCCGCGGTCGCCGTAGCGCTGCGCCTGGCGGAGGTCGCGGCGGCTCTCGCGGATCTCGCGGTTGTCGCGGCGGATTTCGCCCGCGCTCTGCGCCTGGGCAGCAACGGGGGTCAGGACGGTGGCGGCAAGTGCGGCCAGAATCATCTTGTGCATGACGGCTCTCCTTTATTCGACGCCGGGTTTAGCGGCATGGAGGCCTTATGGTTCCCGCGCGCTGAACGATTTCGGAATGGCGCGGTCAGGATTCCGACAGGTTGCGCCGCAGCGCCGCGAGGACGGCGGCCGGGTTCTGCCAGGGGACGAAATGCCCGGCATCGACGCGTTCGATCGTCAGATCGGGGACATGGTCGGCGAGCTGGTCGAGCTGGCAGGGCAGCAGCGCGGTGTCGCCGAGCCCCCAGATCGCGAGCACCGGCATCTGCGTCGGCGGGAACGGCGCGTCGAGAAAGGCGGGGCGGTCCGGCGCCGTATCGACCGCCGGCACGACGATCGCGCTGGCGCGGTACCAGTTGAGCATGCCGGTCAGCGCGCCGGGCTGCGCCCATTGGTCGAGGTACACGGGTTTCTCGTCGGCGATCCGGTCGGGCGCGATATGGGGGGCGAAGCTCGAGTCGAAGAAGGCGGAGAGGCCGATCTTGTCGACATGCGCCTCGAAACCCGGGTTGCGGAACGCGGTGATGTACTGGCTGGCGGCGCGCTGCGCGGGGTCGTCGTACAGGCTGCGCTGGAAGACGAGTGGGTGCGGCGCGTTGACGATGACGAGCCGCCCGATCCGGTCGGGATGCTTCAGCGCCGCCATCCACGCGACCGCGCCGCCCCAGTCGTGGCCGACCAGCGTGAAGCGCGCGAGGCCGAAATGGTCGGCGAGCGCGAGCAGGTCGGCGACGATCTTCTCCGGCGTGTATTCGGCGATGCCTTGGGGTTTCGACGACTTCGCATAGCCGCGCTGGTCGGGGGCGAGGACGAAATGGTCCTGCGCGAGATCGGGGACGATGTGCCGCCAGGTGCGGTGCGATTCGGGGAAGCCGTGGAGCAGGATGACCGGCGGGTGCGACGGGTTGCCGGCGACCTGGACGTCGAGGGTGACGCCGGTCGGAAGGGCGATGCTGTGGAGGTCGTCGGCCATGCTCTTCTCCCTCTGTTACGAGCCACTTCCCCGGCGAAGGCCGGGGCCCAGTTGGAAAGGTCCATGTAACGGAGCGTTGCCCGACGTCACGACCGTCCCCCAACTGGGCCCCGGCCTTCGCCGGGGTGGTGCTTGGTTATGCCGTCTCGATCACGGATAACTCACCGTCTTAGGAATCGCCGGAATCTCGATCCATTCCTTCTCGTCGCCGGGGACTTTCGGGAATTCCCCCGCGGTCCAGGCGCGCTTGGCTTCGTCGATGCGGTCGCGGCGCGAGCTGACGAAGTTCCACCAGACGTGGCGCGGGGTCGTGAACGCGTCGCCGCCGCACAGCATCGCGCGGCCGCCGCTCGCCGAGCGCAATGTCGCCGAAATGCCGGGGCGCAGCACGTAGAGGACCTGCGGCTCGAGGGGCACGCCTTCCAGTGTCGCCTCGCCCATGGCGAGGTAGATCGCGCGTTCCTCGGCGGCGGCGTCGATCGGGACGCTGGCGCCGGGGTCGAGCGCGATGTCGGCGTAGATCGTGCCCGAATAGGTCGTGGTCGGTGCGCTCTGGCCCCAGAGGCTCCCCATGATGATCCGCGAGCGCGCGCCGTGCGCCTCGATCATCGGCAGATCGGCCTTGGTGACGTGTTCGAAGGCGGGGTCCATTTCCTCCTTCGCCTCGGGCATGGCGAGCCAGGTCTGGATGCCCGACAGGTTCGGTCCCTCGGCGCGTTCGTCGCCGGGCGAGCGTTCGGAATGGACGATGCCGTGCCCCGCGGTCATCAGGTTGACCGCGCCGGGCTCGATCCGTGCCTTGGTGCCGAGCGAATCGCGGTGGTCGATCGCGCCGTCGAACAGATAGGTGACGGTCGACAGGTTGATGTGCGGATGCGGGCGCACGTCGATGCCGCCGCCGACCGGCAAATGCGCGGGGCCCATCTGGTCGAAGAACAGGAACGGGCCGACCATCGTGCGCTCGCGGTTGGGCAGCGTGCGGTGGACCTTGAAGCCGCCCAGGTCGTGCGTGGACGGCAGGATCGTCTGGAGGACGAAATCATCGAGCATGGCGCGGCTCCGTGGCGTCGAGGAGTTCGACGAGGTCCGCTGGATAGATGACTTCGTCATGGGCCGCGATGTCGGATCTGGAAAACCAGCGGTGACCGACGAGCAGCAGTTCCTCCTGCGCGGTAAGGCCGCCCGCCGCGACCTCGCAGCTGTCGACATCGACGCGGAAATAGCGTTCGTCGGCGGTCACCTCGGTCCCCTCGAAGGTGCGGAAGTCGACGACGCGGCGCGCGACCTCGGGGCCGCAGTCGATGTCGAGGCCGACCTCTTCCCACAATTCGCGGCGCGCGGCGGCGGCGAAGCTCTCGCCCGGATCGACCGCGCCGCCGGGGGTGCACCACAAGGGCGGGCGATCATTGGGGGTGAAACGGAACAGCAGCGCGCGGTCCTGCGCGTCGACCAAGAGGATGCGTGCAGCGGGGCGTGGGGTTCGGGTCATCGATCCTCCCCCGCCAGGGGGAGGTGGCAGGCGTAGCCTGACGGAGGGGGCGGACACGGAACGATAGCGGACCGCATACCGCCCCCTCCGTCAGCCTGCGGCTGCCACCTCCCCCTGGCGGGGGAGGATTTGGTGGTGCTCATTCCGAATCCAGCTCGGGATAATGGCGGAAGATGCCGTCGGTGTTGAACGCGATACGACGGTCGCTGTTAAGGTACGCGCGGACGGCGGGGATCTCGGCGACCTGGTCGCGGATCCGGGTCAGGTTGGGATAGTCCGGCTCGAGCGTCTTCATCCGCCGCGGGAACATGTAGCGCAGGCCCTCGACGATCTGGAACAGCGAGGTGTCGCAATAGGTCCAGCGATGGTCGATCAGCCAGTCACCGGGATTGGCCTCGACCGCGTCCTCGAAATGGCCGAGGAATTTCGGCAGCCGTTCCTCGCGGAACTGCTTCGCGGCGCGGGCGGCCTCGGGCTTCTGGTCGTCGTAATAGTCCATCATCGCGACCGGGTGGTGGACGTTGTGGACCTCCGCCACGAGGTCGGCGATCGTCAGCTGCAGCTGGTTGAGCCACAGCCGGTCGGCCATCCCCGAGGGCGCGAGGTCGTGGCGCTCGCCGAGATACATCAGGATGTTGGCGACCTGCGCGATCACGCGGCCCCCCGTGTCGAGATAGGGTGGCGCGAACGGCACGCGACCGCTCCGCGCCTCCATGTCGGCCATCAGCCCCTCTTCGCCGGAATCGCGGGCGCGGTCGACATAGGGTATCTCGGCGGCTTCGAGCGCGAGGCGGACGAACTCGCCACGCCCCTGGATCGAGGGCCAGTACCAGAGGTCATAGGCCATCGCGTCAGTCTCCGGGTGCACTGGCCTTGATGGCGAGCGCGTGTATCCGTTCGCTCAACAGATCGGCGAGCGCTTGGTTCACGAGCCGCTGGCGCGCGACGCGGTTGAGCCCGGCAAAGGCGGCGCTCTCGACCTCGACGCGGAAATGTGATTCGCCGGTGCCGTCGTCGCCCATATGGCCGGCATGGGACGCGCTCTCGTTGAGCACGACGAGGCGGGTGGGCTGAAGCGCCGCGCTGAGGCGGGCGGTGATCTGGTCCTGGACGGAGCCGGTGGCGAGCATGGTCATCCTTCCTATATACCCCGTTTGGCAAGCGCGGGGAGCCGGTGGCGAACGAACGTAAGGAAAGACCGAGCCCGAGGTTTCACGGGCGAGTCGAGAATACAGGCCGGCAGTGCATGTTCGGTGCCTGTGACGAGCCGGGCGAATTCCGCGCGCCGCCCTTGGAAGGCGCGAGCGACGGCGGGCCGCCCAAATTCCGCTGGTTCTGCCTCGAGCATGTCCGCGCGTTCAACGCGGGGTATAATTTCTTCGACGGGATGACCGCCGACGAGATCCACCATGCGCAGCGGCCGATGGCGGGATGGGAGCGCGAGACGCGCGCGTTCGCGCATGCGGGTGGTGACACGCCGCCGAAATGGGCGGACTTTTCCGATCCGATCGACGCGATCGGCGCGCGGTTCGGCGAGCGGGTGGCAGCGGCGCGCAAGGACGGCCGCGCACTGAGCGACGGCGAGCGGCGCGCGCTCAAGGTGCTGGGACTGGGGACCGATGTCGACCGGACGGGCCTCAGGAAACGCTACAGCGAGCTGGTGCGGCGATTCCACCCCGACCGCAACGGCGGCGACCGCGCGCACGAGGGGGAGCTGCAGAAGGTGATCGCGGCGTATCAGCAACTGAAGGGGGCGAAGGCGTTCGCGTGACCTAATCCTCCCCCGCCAGGGGGAGGTGGCGACGGAGGGGGCGGACACGGAACGGAGGTGACCGCCGCCCGCCCCCTCCGTCAGGCTGCGCCTGCCACCTCCCCCTGGCGGGGGAGGATAGAGACTAGCGCAGGACCTGCGACACGCCGTCGATCACGAACTGCACGGCGAGAGCGGCGAGCAGCACGCCCAGCAGCCGGGTGATCACCGCCTCGATCTTCGCGCCGAGGATGCGCATGATCGGGCCGGCGGCGAGCAGCGCGACGAGCGTCAGCAGCAGGATCGTGCCCATCGCGGCGAGCACCACCAGGGTGCGCTCGATCCCGTCGTTGCGGCTCATCAGCAGCATCACCGACGCGATCGAGCCCGGCCCCGCGATCATCGGCATCGCCATCGGGAAGATCGAGACGTCGTCCGCCTCGGGATCCTCGGCGACCTTGGCGGCGCGGTCCTCGCGGCGCTGGGTGCGCTTCTCGAACACCATTTCGAGCGCGATCAGGAACAGCATGATGCCGCCGGCGATGCGGAAGCTGGCCAGGCTGATGCCGAGCCCGCGCAGCAGATCCTCGCCGAACAGCGCGAAGACGAGCAGGATCGCGGTCGAGACGCCGACCGCGCGGAACGCCATCGCGCGCCGCTGCGCGGGCGGCGCCGCGGCGGACAGGCCCGCATAGATCGGCGCGCAACCCGGCGGATCGATCACCACGAAGAAGGTGATCAGCGACGAGACGAAGAGTTCTAGCACGCGCCCGAATCCCCGGCTGCATCCCCGGCCGAGTCCACCGCGTCGATATCGATCGCGACGGCTTCGCGGCGGGCGGCGGAGACCAGCGTATTGCGCAGCAGCACCGCGATCGTCATCGGGCCGACGCCGCCGGGCACCGGGGTGATCGCGCCGGCGACCTGCGACGCGCTGGCGAAGTCGACGTCGCCGACCAGTCCGGCCTCGGTGCGGTTGATTCCGACGTCGATCACGGTCGCGCCGGGCTTGATCCAGTCACCGGTGACCATCTGGGGGATGCCGACCGCGGCGACGACGATATCGGCGGCGCGGACATGCGCCTTCGCGTCGTGGGTGCGGCTATGGACAATCGTGACGGTGCAGCTTTCCGCGAGCAGCAATTGCGCCATCGGCTTGCCGACGATGTTCGAGCGGCCGATCACGACCGCCTCGAGCCCCGAGAGTTTCGGGTGAATGCTTTTCAGCAGCATCAGGCAGCCGAGCGGCGTGCAGGGCACGAACCCCGGCAGCCCGGTCGCGAGCCGGCCGGCGTTGATGGGATGGAAGCCGTCGACGTCCTTGTCGGGGTCGATCGCCGATATCACCGTCTGCGCGTCGATGTGCTTTGGCAGCGGCAGCTGGACGAGGATGCCGTCGACGCCCGGATCGGCGTTGAGATCGGCGACCAGCGCCAGCAGGGTCTCGGCGGGCACGTCGGCGGGCAGGCGATGCTCGATGCTCTGCATCCCGGCGT
This sequence is a window from Sphingomonas ginsenosidivorax. Protein-coding genes within it:
- the hisG gene encoding ATP phosphoribosyltransferase gives rise to the protein MSEPPPLIIAVPKGRILAEALPLLARAGIVPEAAFSDEDSRLLRFETDDPGISLIRVRAFDVATFVAHGAAQLGIVGSDVIAEFGYSELYAPVDLGIGHCRLSVAEPVAMAAHDDPRGWSHVRVATKYPHVTAAHFAARGVQAECVKLNGAMELAPTLGLAPRIVDLVSSGRTLKENGLVEVEEIMQVTSRLIVNRAAMKTRPQVVPLVEAFRRAVEAGA
- a CDS encoding RcnB family protein; amino-acid sequence: MHKMILAALAATVLTPVAAQAQSAGEIRRDNREIRESRRDLRQAQRYGDRGDIRDARRELREDRQERREDWRDYRRTHQNVYRRGNYVGPRGYRYRPVSVGYRFAPEYYGRNYWINDYQTYRLPRPGYGYQRWVRYGRDVVLVDTRSGRTVQVYNSFFY
- a CDS encoding alpha/beta fold hydrolase: MADDLHSIALPTGVTLDVQVAGNPSHPPVILLHGFPESHRTWRHIVPDLAQDHFVLAPDQRGYAKSSKPQGIAEYTPEKIVADLLALADHFGLARFTLVGHDWGGAVAWMAALKHPDRIGRLVIVNAPHPLVFQRSLYDDPAQRAASQYITAFRNPGFEAHVDKIGLSAFFDSSFAPHIAPDRIADEKPVYLDQWAQPGALTGMLNWYRASAIVVPAVDTAPDRPAFLDAPFPPTQMPVLAIWGLGDTALLPCQLDQLADHVPDLTIERVDAGHFVPWQNPAAVLAALRRNLSES
- a CDS encoding pirin family protein, encoding MLDDFVLQTILPSTHDLGGFKVHRTLPNRERTMVGPFLFFDQMGPAHLPVGGGIDVRPHPHINLSTVTYLFDGAIDHRDSLGTKARIEPGAVNLMTAGHGIVHSERSPGDERAEGPNLSGIQTWLAMPEAKEEMDPAFEHVTKADLPMIEAHGARSRIIMGSLWGQSAPTTTYSGTIYADIALDPGASVPIDAAAEERAIYLAMGEATLEGVPLEPQVLYVLRPGISATLRSASGGRAMLCGGDAFTTPRHVWWNFVSSRRDRIDEAKRAWTAGEFPKVPGDEKEWIEIPAIPKTVSYP
- a CDS encoding NUDIX hydrolase, whose translation is MTRTPRPAARILLVDAQDRALLFRFTPNDRPPLWCTPGGAVDPGESFAAAARRELWEEVGLDIDCGPEVARRVVDFRTFEGTEVTADERYFRVDVDSCEVAAGGLTAQEELLLVGHRWFSRSDIAAHDEVIYPADLVELLDATEPRHAR
- a CDS encoding glutathione S-transferase, which translates into the protein MAYDLWYWPSIQGRGEFVRLALEAAEIPYVDRARDSGEEGLMADMEARSGRVPFAPPYLDTGGRVIAQVANILMYLGERHDLAPSGMADRLWLNQLQLTIADLVAEVHNVHHPVAMMDYYDDQKPEAARAAKQFREERLPKFLGHFEDAVEANPGDWLIDHRWTYCDTSLFQIVEGLRYMFPRRMKTLEPDYPNLTRIRDQVAEIPAVRAYLNSDRRIAFNTDGIFRHYPELDSE
- a CDS encoding BolA family protein produces the protein MTMLATGSVQDQITARLSAALQPTRLVVLNESASHAGHMGDDGTGESHFRVEVESAAFAGLNRVARQRLVNQALADLLSERIHALAIKASAPGD
- a CDS encoding J domain-containing protein, translated to MFGACDEPGEFRAPPLEGASDGGPPKFRWFCLEHVRAFNAGYNFFDGMTADEIHHAQRPMAGWERETRAFAHAGGDTPPKWADFSDPIDAIGARFGERVAAARKDGRALSDGERRALKVLGLGTDVDRTGLRKRYSELVRRFHPDRNGGDRAHEGELQKVIAAYQQLKGAKAFA
- a CDS encoding MarC family protein; this encodes MLELFVSSLITFFVVIDPPGCAPIYAGLSAAAPPAQRRAMAFRAVGVSTAILLVFALFGEDLLRGLGISLASFRIAGGIMLFLIALEMVFEKRTQRREDRAAKVAEDPEADDVSIFPMAMPMIAGPGSIASVMLLMSRNDGIERTLVVLAAMGTILLLTLVALLAAGPIMRILGAKIEAVITRLLGVLLAALAVQFVIDGVSQVLR
- the folD gene encoding bifunctional methylenetetrahydrofolate dehydrogenase/methenyltetrahydrofolate cyclohydrolase FolD; protein product: MSATIIDGKAFAARLRARIATGVAEFHAEAGRAPGLAVVLVGEDPASAVYVRSKGKATRDAGMQSIEHRLPADVPAETLLALVADLNADPGVDGILVQLPLPKHIDAQTVISAIDPDKDVDGFHPINAGRLATGLPGFVPCTPLGCLMLLKSIHPKLSGLEAVVIGRSNIVGKPMAQLLLAESCTVTIVHSRTHDAKAHVRAADIVVAAVGIPQMVTGDWIKPGATVIDVGINRTEAGLVGDVDFASASQVAGAITPVPGGVGPMTIAVLLRNTLVSAARREAVAIDIDAVDSAGDAAGDSGAC